The Phaeobacter gallaeciensis DSM 26640 genomic sequence GGAAGCTCAAAAATTGGTCGAAACCTATGCCAAAGCATGGAACACCAGTGATGCTGAGATGCGGTTGGAACTTCTTTCGGCCTGTTGGGATGCAAGCGGGCGCTATGCCGATCCGGGCTGTGAGCTACAGGGGCGGCAGGCGCTTTCTGATCAAATCGGCCGGTTCCACAGGGATGATCCCGGCGCGCGCTTGTCTCTGACCAGCGCTGCGGATGGCCATAATGGATATGTCCGTTTTCAATGGAATCTGAATGACAGCGCTGGCAACAAACGGGCGGAAGGCACCAGTTTCGGACGTATTGGCAAAACTGGATTGCTGCACGAAGTGGTCGGATTCTTTGGCCCGTTTCCCAAAGCCGCCAGTGGCCAAGACCACAAAGGCTGATGGTTTCAGCCGCCCCCTGATTTAGGGCGGCCAACGCTGGA encodes the following:
- a CDS encoding nuclear transport factor 2 family protein, encoding MEAQKLVETYAKAWNTSDAEMRLELLSACWDASGRYADPGCELQGRQALSDQIGRFHRDDPGARLSLTSAADGHNGYVRFQWNLNDSAGNKRAEGTSFGRIGKTGLLHEVVGFFGPFPKAASGQDHKG